A genomic segment from Streptosporangium roseum DSM 43021 encodes:
- a CDS encoding SAM-dependent methyltransferase translates to MAAEQAPLGVDPRIPNAARMYDYFLDGKDNFQADRDLAELVLSVLPETRDGTRENRKLIGRVVEYLAGQGIRQFLDLGSGLPAQQNVHEVALRLAPDARVVYVDSDPVVCAHGRALLAEGDRVAMVRGDARRPQEILGDPEVRELIDFDEPVAVLMMFLLRLVPDEDDPQRFVAVYREAMAPGSYLAISHVGSDAAPERTARISELYRQSDAAFCPRTGEEIARFFGDFELIPPGLANGRKAENVWPFADPDTVLPVDEETARMAYVGIGRKP, encoded by the coding sequence ATGGCGGCAGAGCAGGCGCCTCTGGGAGTGGACCCGCGCATCCCCAACGCGGCTCGGATGTACGACTACTTCCTTGACGGCAAGGACAACTTCCAGGCCGATCGAGATCTCGCCGAGCTGGTGCTGAGCGTGCTGCCCGAGACCCGGGACGGCACCAGGGAGAACCGCAAGCTGATCGGCCGGGTGGTGGAATACCTCGCCGGCCAGGGCATCAGGCAGTTCCTCGACCTCGGCTCCGGGCTGCCCGCGCAGCAGAACGTGCACGAGGTCGCCCTCCGGCTCGCGCCGGACGCCCGCGTGGTCTATGTGGACAGCGATCCGGTGGTGTGCGCGCACGGCCGCGCCCTGCTGGCCGAGGGCGACAGGGTGGCCATGGTGCGGGGAGACGCGAGAAGGCCGCAGGAGATTCTCGGTGATCCGGAGGTCCGGGAGCTCATCGACTTCGACGAGCCCGTCGCGGTCCTCATGATGTTCCTCCTGCGTCTCGTCCCCGACGAAGACGACCCGCAGAGGTTCGTCGCCGTCTATCGCGAGGCGATGGCACCCGGCAGTTACCTGGCGATCTCACACGTCGGCAGCGACGCCGCCCCCGAGCGCACGGCCCGGATCAGCGAGCTCTACCGGCAGAGCGACGCGGCCTTCTGCCCCAGGACGGGAGAGGAGATCGCCCGGTTCTTCGGCGACTTCGAGCTCATCCCTCCCGGCCTGGCCAACGGGCGGAAAGCGGAGAACGTCTGGCCGTTCGCCGACCCCGACACGGTGCTGCCCGTCGACGAGGAAACGGCCCGCATGGCGTACGTGGGAATCGGCCGCAAGCCCTGA